DNA from Dama dama isolate Ldn47 chromosome 5, ASM3311817v1, whole genome shotgun sequence:
TGGAGGAGGAAGCTGTGGACCGGCTTAGCCACCTGTGTGTGCAAATTTAGGGTCCCACTTCAGCGCCGACCGGGGATGACTGGCTTCCCGGAGCAGGGGTTGTCTCTAGCCTTCTCTCCAAGACATCTCCAAATATCTTTGGAGGGCAGCGGTACTGGAGGAGAAAAGTCTGGTCCGGAAGGAATCCTAGCTCTGGATATTACATGCCCGTCTTCACAGCAGCAAAGGACGGAGCCTGGACGCACCGCCGATCCTCACGTTAGTTTGTCCCATGACCCGGAAGAGCAGCAAGAGCCGCCTCTACGCCCTAGTCCACGTGCCGGCAATAGCAGCCACGTGGGGCTCTGCGGAAACGCCTTTGAAAAGATTTGTCCCCTACGCTGCCCAGTAGAGAGGAAGGGCTGGGAAGAGCGCAGGAGGAAACGGTACCGGCAGGAGGCCCGGCTCGCGCGAGCCCAGGGGCGGGGCCGAGGGCGGGGTTTTCACTGGTCACCAccagggggcggggcctcggtTCCGAAGGGTGGGCTCTGCAGGGCAGTGAGTAGCAGTTTCCTCGTCGCCTGGACTCCTCGGCTTCCGCCCTACATCAAACCCTGGCCGGACCAGCCTGGGAGTCGCCATGGAGTCCACGCTGGGCGCGGGCATCGCGATGGCCGAGGCGCTGCAGAACCAGCTGCCCTGGTTGGAGAACGTGTGGCTCTGGGTCACCTTTCTGGGCGACCCCAAGAGCCTCTTTCTGTTCTACTTCCCTGCGGCCTACTATGCGTCTCGCCGGGTGGGCATTGCGGTGCTCTGGATCAGCCTCATCACCGAGTGGCTCAACCTCGTCTTCAAGTGGTGAGACAGCGAAGCCCTCCGGCGGCCtggtcccccacccccaagggCCCTGAGCCTTGTGCAGACCCTGATTCCTCTCAGAAACTGCCTCAAAGGCCTGGCTCCCCGCTCCACCCCTAACCCCACCCCCAGGGAACCTTAAGacctccccacccctaccccatggCCACTGACTTTTCCTCTTTGAGCATCCTTGTGCATCTTGGACTCAGACCTCAGAGTCCCCATCCTAATCATTAGACTAGTGTTTAACGGGCCTGATGAGATAAATCACTTAAGGGGGCgtgtttaaaatgcaaatatcctATCCCACCCCAGACATACTGATTTTAAAATTCCAGGGGAGAGCctgggaatctgtatttttaaaaaacatcaatgGTGACTTAAGTAGCAGAAAGTCCTGCTTCTCAACTCACTCTttgattcatttcttcattcatttatttgatagAGTTTTTAAGAAGCTTGCTTTGTGCCAGGCTTCAACACTGGCTGCTCAGGACAGAAAAGGCTTCCAAGTTAAGGTGTGGTCACCGGGCCATGGCCAGCAACATAAGGAGCATTTGAAAACTTGctggaaatgcagaatctcaggctccAGGTGGGAGCTCCTGAATCATTATCTACATTTTAGCAAGGACCCCAAGTGGTTCGTGTGCACAGTAAATTTCAAAAAGCACTGGGGCTTAAGCTTTGCCTTTTAGGGAACACTTTCTCATCTCCCTCTTCACCTTCATTCACCAGTAGGCTCTGACACAGACTTAGAAGCCAGGAATACCAGGCAAGTGGGTAGGGCCCTTGGGGCTTATCTCTTTGTGCCACCTGTTCTCTTGGGTGCAGAAGGGAGCTATACTTCCTGCTGGGCATGCAACTGCACCTCTCCTCACCTCACCATCTATTGCCATATTGCCAGcctgagggagggaagggagtttCATAGGGGACACTTGAATGGGCTAGAATGACTTGGTGAAAAACCAAATACCTTCCCTTCCACTTCTTTCTACCAGGGCTTCATCCCTGCTATAAACGGTAAAGCAGTTGTCTAATCATTTCCTTCCTACTGAGTTGCCCTTTGCTTTGTCCTGTCCTCCCTCGGAGTCTGTATCAGCCTTCCTGTCTCGTCCTGTTCCCCTAAGACCATTAATTCCCACATGGCAAAGCCCCTGTTCATTTCCTAAGTATGTGTTGAGCATCTGGTGTGTGAACCACGCTCAGTTTTTGGCGGGGAGAGGCAGGTCCCTTCTGTACCTCCTTTCCCAGCCCTTGGCTTCCTAGCCAGCATCTCTGCTGTTCTGCCaaccttttctctttctggccaCAGCAGCCTCTTAGTCTGCTGTGTGTTTTCCAGGGTCCAGCGAAGCACCTAGCTAAGCCAGGGGATTTtgaactgttttgttttctttattctcccTCAGCTTCCCTGTGCATTCCCCAcctctggtttgtttttttttttcttcaatagaaggactttatttatttattattttggccgcgcagggtcttcattgtggcgtgGGGTCTCttaattgtggctcatgggctttctctagttaaaGCATATGGGCTTCTCCTTGGGGgatgctcaggcttctcttgctgtggcgcGTGGGTTCAgtcgttgcagcacatgggcttagttgccctgcagcatgtgggatcttaattccccaaccagggatcagacccacataccctgtgttggaaggtggattcttaaccactggaccaccagggaagtccctcccccttttcttatatttgttttatttattagttggctgtgtcaggtcctagttgtggcacatagtatctttagttgcagcacgcacactgttagttgcagcatgggggatctagttccctaaccagggattatacctggaccccctgcattgagtgtgtagagtcttagcccctggaccaccagggaagccccgccccCACTACTATTTTCAAACATGAGAGACTTTCCTAAGTAACTGAGGCTGGAATTTgggaaatggagaaaagagaagcagcagAGTGAATGAGGGtttgggaaggagagggagagtcAGGTCCCAAGCTGTCTATAAATGACAAGAGCAGAGCTGGCCTTGCAGTGGGAGGGATAAGAATGGGACTTTTGAGCATCTCAGAGCACGCCCACGCACACCACAATCTCTTGCCTccttatcactttttaaaaaaatgcacactTTCTCCTGTTCCAAGGTAAAAAACCGTGGCAAGGCAGTGACCCAGAATCAGATGTCCTCTCTGACTCCACCCTATAAGCCCTTTGGAGTATTCCAGGTGTCCATCTGCCTCACCCCCATTCTCCTGGCAtttgtgtctctctctgtgtatgtgtgtgtgtgtgtgtgtgtgtgtgtgtgtgtgtgtgtatgtatagtggCATCTGCTCTCTTCTAGGTTTCTGTTTGGAGACAGGCCCTTTTGGTGGGTCCATGAGTCTGGGTACTACAGCCAAGCTCCAGCCCAGGTTCACCAATTCCCCTCTTCTTGTGAAACTGGCCCAGGTGAGAAGCCCTATACCTCCCTTGCCCAATGTGGTTAGCGTTTGGTGAGTGTTCGATAGTACTTTTTAGCCAGGACCACCTAAGCATCAGAGGCCTAGTCTCCTAGTTACTGGGCCAGAGAACAAAGAAACCCAGGGAAGAATTGTAGGAGAAAAACGCCCGTGCCAGTTGCTCACCTTGTATCGACTAGAGCCAAGTTGTCAGGGTAGAAGTCAGAGCAGTGActgcaggctgggggtggggagaaggcttCAGGGCAGAGGGAGCTATGGGCAGTGCTGGAGGAAGGCTCTCTCGTGGTCACAGGGAGGCAGCTGTGTTGAGCTATCACCAGGTACACCTGGGCTCCCACCAAACTCAGCTCCCACCATGAACTGAGTTTCTGAATCCCCCGGCAGGCAGCCCTTCTGGACACTGTATGATCACAGGAGCAGCCCTCTGGCCCATAATGACGGCCATCTCTTCCCAGATGGCCACTCGGGCCCACAGGTACACCTTGGCATCGCCcaccagtgggggtggggtgatggtACCCTGGACCCAAAAGCCCCACAGCAGGGTGGCCTGGGAGCTGGAGTTCTGGGGACCCCAGGTTATTTGGTCCAAGTGCCTGAGTgctcagggaagcccagcagtgcATGGACATCTCGTGAAccatctgcttctcttctttttagccGCTGGGTGAGGGTGATTCCTAGCTTGGCTTATTGCACCTTCCTGCTGGCGGTCGGCTTATCCCGGGTCTTCCTCTTAGCACATTTCCCTCACCAGGTGTTGGCTGGCTTAATAACTGGTGAGCAACTGGGGCAACGGGGTGGACCCAGAGGGTGCCATTGACAGTGGGAGGACCAGTGTATGATCTTCCCATTGTACGGCCAACCCCAAGCCCCCCTTCTGACAAACTACCCTGCTGTTCGGGGTGAGGGTCATATCCCCAAACTCCTTGAAGctgctgtcaccctgcttccCTAGGTGCTGTCCTAGGCTGGCTGATGACCCCCCAGGTGCCCATGGAGCGGGAGCTAAGTTTCTATGGATTGACCTCTCTGGCCCTCTTGCTGGGTGCCAGCCTCATCTACTGGACCCTCTTTACACTGGGCCTGGATCTTTCTTGGTAAGTTCTGCTTTGAAGCTTGGGTAAGTAGGGGCCTGTCCTGCCTCCCCTGTATCTGGCCTGGTGGCTCTCTGGTTCGCTGTTGTTAAATAGGACACGTTGCCAGTTCACATACAGTCTCCCGAACATGGCGGTAGCCCCCAAAGGGATAGAAAGCCATCAGCCCTCTGGGCCCAGGGGATTCTCTCTCCTCGCAAAGACTCTTGCTCTCCACAGGTCCATCAACCTAGC
Protein-coding regions in this window:
- the G6PC3 gene encoding glucose-6-phosphatase 3 isoform X1, whose product is MESTLGAGIAMAEALQNQLPWLENVWLWVTFLGDPKSLFLFYFPAAYYASRRVGIAVLWISLITEWLNLVFKWFLFGDRPFWWVHESGYYSQAPAQVHQFPSSCETGPGSPSGHCMITGAALWPIMTAISSQMATRAHSRWVRVIPSLAYCTFLLAVGLSRVFLLAHFPHQVLAGLITGAVLGWLMTPQVPMERELSFYGLTSLALLLGASLIYWTLFTLGLDLSWSINLASKWCERPEWVHLDSRPFASLSRDSGAALGLGIALHSPCYAQVRRAHLGYGQKLACLVLAMGLLGPLNWLGYPPQISLFYIFNFLKHTLWPCLVLALVPWLVHTFSAQDAPPIRSS
- the G6PC3 gene encoding glucose-6-phosphatase 3 isoform X2; this translates as MESTLGAGIAMAEALQNQLPWLENVWLWVTFLGDPKSLFLFYFPAAYYASRRVGIAVLWISLITEWLNLVFKWFLFGDRPFWWVHESGYYSQAPAQVHQFPSSCETGPGSPSGHCMITGAALWPIMTAISSQMATRAHSRWVRVIPSLAYCTFLLAVGLSRVFLLAHFPHQVLAGLITGAVLGWLMTPQVPMERELSFYGLTSLALLLGASLIYWTLFTLGLDLSWSINLASKWCERPEWVHLDSRPFASLSRDSGAALGLGIALHSPCYAQHTLWPCLVLALVPWLVHTFSAQDAPPIRSS